The window CCAAACGCGCCCGACACCGCAGGACGACGCCTTGCGCCATATTCCGGATTACGAGGTGCTGACCCTCGCTTTTCCGCCAAACCTGGCGCGACTGATGGTGACGGGGCGCGACGATTATTTCGCAGCGATCAGCCGCGATGCGCCGGCCCTGCAGCGCCTGCGCCTGCTGCTGGGCTTCGGCGAAAGCCTACATGACGGCACGACCGAAGGGCTGCATGCCTATTTCAGCAATCCCTCGGGCACGCTCGCGCCTGACCTGCTGATCGCGCTGCGCGAAGCGGGCCTGACAGAGCGCGCGGCCGTGGTCGCGGATGCGATCGCCGCGTTCGGGCCGACCTATCCCGTCGACGACCGCAAGCGGTCGGACTTTTTCGCGCAGAGTTTTCTGCGCATCAAGGACGGCGTCGTGCCGGATCCCAAAAAGCCGCCTACCGCCGTGGACCTCAAGCTGCGGGAGCTGGGACGGCAGTTCGCCGACAAGACAAAGTTCCGCGCCGAGATCGAAGCCTATGTCCGTCGCGACGCTGGGCTGGCAGTGGCACTGACGCAGGCCCGCGCGCAATTGTCCGATACGCAGCGCCTGTCTTACCTGCAGGCGCAGCTTTTACCCGGCGTCTCCGGCTTTGGCGAGAGTTCAGCGATCCGGGAGCAGATCGAGCGCATGCCGCGCAATCATCGCACGGTGTTCGTGCTGACGCTGCTAACCGGCGAAGTGTTCAATGGCGGGCTGCATCAGTTCTTTTCCAACTCCAGCGGCGCCTTTGCCGAATACACGGCGCAAGCCTTGCGCGACATCGGGATGACGGGCCCGGCGGCCACCATCGACAAGGCACTGGCGATGTTTCCGAAACCCTATCCGGTCTCCACCCAGGAGCGCCGTCGCGTCGCGTTCAAGCATGACTGGAACAAATGGGACGACCAGCTCGACGCCCTCACCGGCGCGATCGACGGCGAAGACATCGACGGGGCGCTCGCGACCTACGCCCGGGAGCAGGATATTCTGCCGCGTTGAGGCGTAGCGTAATCGGCGAACGCCATTGCCCGCAACTGCTCGAGCGCTCAATGGCCTCGCGCCGAGATTTGTGCAAGACAGAGATCGTTCGAAAAACCGACCGGTGCAGGTTGCGATGAGCCTCATTGAATCCAACGGATGTCCGCACCTATTTTGTCCCAAGTGCGCAAC is drawn from Bradyrhizobium prioriisuperbiae and contains these coding sequences:
- a CDS encoding DMP19 family protein, with translation MTAALLLQTMEIDPGIAQTAPPEASQTRPTPQDDALRHIPDYEVLTLAFPPNLARLMVTGRDDYFAAISRDAPALQRLRLLLGFGESLHDGTTEGLHAYFSNPSGTLAPDLLIALREAGLTERAAVVADAIAAFGPTYPVDDRKRSDFFAQSFLRIKDGVVPDPKKPPTAVDLKLRELGRQFADKTKFRAEIEAYVRRDAGLAVALTQARAQLSDTQRLSYLQAQLLPGVSGFGESSAIREQIERMPRNHRTVFVLTLLTGEVFNGGLHQFFSNSSGAFAEYTAQALRDIGMTGPAATIDKALAMFPKPYPVSTQERRRVAFKHDWNKWDDQLDALTGAIDGEDIDGALATYAREQDILPR